A genome region from Microplitis mediator isolate UGA2020A chromosome 4, iyMicMedi2.1, whole genome shotgun sequence includes the following:
- the LOC130666583 gene encoding transketolase-like protein 2 isoform X1: protein MANYHKPESKTIQELKDIANKLRVHSINSTQASKSGHPTSCSSMAEVMSVLFFHTMRYKVSAPRDPNSDRFILSKGHAAPILYAAWAEAGLFPVEDLQNLRKIDSDLEGHPTPRLNFVDVGTGSLGQGLSVAAGMAYVGKNYDKANYRVYCLIGDGESAEGSIWEALHFASYYKLDNLCAIFDINRLGQSEPTSLQHNMEVYRKRLEAFGFNALVVDGHDVEELVKAFHESQITKDRPTAILAKTFKGKNFPGIEDLENWHGKALGNKADEVIAHLKSLIKNAGPLTLHPQKPLVDDVPVVDISNIKLDTPPSYKKTDQVATRLAYGTALAKIAKNNDRVIALDGDTKNSTFAEKIKTVDPKRFVECFIAEQNAVGVAIGAACRDRTVAFVSAFATFFTRTFDQIRMGAISQTNVNFVGSHCGVSIGEDGPSQMGLEDIAMFRSIPGSTVFYPSDAVSTERAVELAANTKGVCFIRTSRPNTAIIYENNESLAIGKAKVIRSAAKDQVLLIGAGVTLHEALKAADKLAEAGISVRVLDPFTVKPIDSTTIITNAKECGGRIITVEDHYPEGGLGEAVASAIALERNIIIKKLAVTKVPHSGPPDVLLDNYGISAAKITEAVKDFIKH from the exons atggCCAACTATCATAAACCAGAATCTAAAACAATCCAAGAACTCAAGGACATCGCCAACAAATTGAGAGTTCATTCAATTAATTCTACCCAAGCTAGCAAGTCTGG GCATCCAACATCATGTTCATCAATGGCAGAAGTTATGTCTGTACTATTTTTCCATACGATGCGTTACAAAGTGTCAGCGCCACGTGATCCAAACAGCGACAGATTTATCTTGAGTAAAGGACATGCTGCTCCAATCTTATATGCCG CATGGGCAGAAGCTGGCCTGTTCCCTGTTGaagatttacaaaatttacgtAAAATCGACAGCGATTTAGAAGGACATCCAACTCCAAGATTGAACTTTGTTGATGTAGGAACTGGATCCTTGGGTCAAGGTCTTTCAGTTGCTGCTGGTATGGCTTatgttggaaaaaattatgacaaaGCTAATTACCG gGTATACTGTTTAATTGGTGATGGAGAATCAGCAGAAGGTTCTATTTGGGAAGCATTACATTTTGCTTCTTATTATAAACTTGATAATCTCTGTGCTATTTTTGATATCAATCGTCTTGGTCAAAGTGAACCTACTTCTTTACAGCACAATATGGAAGTATATCGTAAGCGTTTAGAAGCATTTGGATTTAATGCTCTAGTTGTTGATGGTCATGACGTTGAAGAATTGGTCAAG GCATTCCACGAATCACAAATAACAAAAGACCGCCCAACGGCAATTCTCGCAAAAACAttcaaaggaaaaaattttccgggTATTGAAGATTTGGAAAATTGGCATGGAAAAGCTCTTGGCAATAAAGCCGACGAAGTTATTGCTCATTTGAaatcattgataaaaaatgcCGGTCCTTTGACTTTACACCCGCAGAAGCCTTTGGTAGACGATGTTCCAGTGGTAGATATTAGCAACATTAAACTGGACACTCCACCGAGTTACAAAAAAACTGACCAAGTTGCAACCCGTTTGGCCTATGGAACTGCTTTGGCTAAAATAGCTAAAAACAACGATCGTGTTATTGCACTAGATGGTGAcacgaaaaattcaacttttgCTGAGAAGATAAAAACAGTTGATCCAAAGCGTTTCGTTGAGTGTTTCATTGCTGAACAGAATGCTGTTGGTGTTGCTATTGGAGCTGCTTGTAGAGATCGTACTGTTGCTTTTGTATCAGCATTTGCAACATTTTTCACACGTACTTTTGATCAG ATTCGTATGGGAGCGATTTCTCAAACAAATGTTAACTTTGTTGGATCTCACTGTGGAGTATCAATTGGTGAAGATGGACCATCACAAATGGGTCTTGAAGACATAGCAATGTTCCGTTCAATTCCCGGTTCAACAGTTTTTTACCCAAGTGACGCAGTATCAACGGAACGTGCCGTTGAATTGGCAGCCAATACCAAAGGCGTCTGCTTCATCCGTACATCGCGTCCCAATACTGCcataatttatgaaaacaaCGAATCATTAGCTATTGGCAAAGCCAAAGTGATTCGCTCAGCTGCCAAAGATCAAGTGCTCTTAATTGGTGCTGGTGTAACACTTCACGAAGCACTAAAAGCTGCCGACAAACTTGCTGAAGCCGGCATCAGCGTACGTGTACTTGACCCATTCACCGTAAAACCAATTGATTCTACAACAATAATCACCAATGCCAAGGAATGCGGGGGTCGAATTATCACCGTCGAGGATCATTATCCCGAGGGTGGGCTAGGCGAAGCCGTTGCATCAGCGATAGCTCTTGAACGCAACATCATAATAAAGAAACTCGCTGTCACAAAAGTTCCGCACTCAGGACCACCCGATGTCCTCCTCGACAATTACGGTATCAGCGCCGCTAAAATAACTGAAGCCGTCAAAGACTtcataaaacattaa
- the LOC130666583 gene encoding transketolase-like protein 2 isoform X2, producing the protein MARDKELQKLRDMAHKLRILSIKATEASKSGHPTSCSSMAEVMSVLFFHTMRYKVSAPRDPNSDRFILSKGHAAPILYAAWAEAGLFPVEDLQNLRKIDSDLEGHPTPRLNFVDVGTGSLGQGLSVAAGMAYVGKNYDKANYRVYCLIGDGESAEGSIWEALHFASYYKLDNLCAIFDINRLGQSEPTSLQHNMEVYRKRLEAFGFNALVVDGHDVEELVKAFHESQITKDRPTAILAKTFKGKNFPGIEDLENWHGKALGNKADEVIAHLKSLIKNAGPLTLHPQKPLVDDVPVVDISNIKLDTPPSYKKTDQVATRLAYGTALAKIAKNNDRVIALDGDTKNSTFAEKIKTVDPKRFVECFIAEQNAVGVAIGAACRDRTVAFVSAFATFFTRTFDQIRMGAISQTNVNFVGSHCGVSIGEDGPSQMGLEDIAMFRSIPGSTVFYPSDAVSTERAVELAANTKGVCFIRTSRPNTAIIYENNESLAIGKAKVIRSAAKDQVLLIGAGVTLHEALKAADKLAEAGISVRVLDPFTVKPIDSTTIITNAKECGGRIITVEDHYPEGGLGEAVASAIALERNIIIKKLAVTKVPHSGPPDVLLDNYGISAAKITEAVKDFIKH; encoded by the exons atggcgcGCGATaaagaattacaaaaattacgtGATATGGCTCACAAATTGAGGATTTTAAGTATAAAAGCTACCGAAGCTTCGAAGAGCGg GCATCCAACATCATGTTCATCAATGGCAGAAGTTATGTCTGTACTATTTTTCCATACGATGCGTTACAAAGTGTCAGCGCCACGTGATCCAAACAGCGACAGATTTATCTTGAGTAAAGGACATGCTGCTCCAATCTTATATGCCG CATGGGCAGAAGCTGGCCTGTTCCCTGTTGaagatttacaaaatttacgtAAAATCGACAGCGATTTAGAAGGACATCCAACTCCAAGATTGAACTTTGTTGATGTAGGAACTGGATCCTTGGGTCAAGGTCTTTCAGTTGCTGCTGGTATGGCTTatgttggaaaaaattatgacaaaGCTAATTACCG gGTATACTGTTTAATTGGTGATGGAGAATCAGCAGAAGGTTCTATTTGGGAAGCATTACATTTTGCTTCTTATTATAAACTTGATAATCTCTGTGCTATTTTTGATATCAATCGTCTTGGTCAAAGTGAACCTACTTCTTTACAGCACAATATGGAAGTATATCGTAAGCGTTTAGAAGCATTTGGATTTAATGCTCTAGTTGTTGATGGTCATGACGTTGAAGAATTGGTCAAG GCATTCCACGAATCACAAATAACAAAAGACCGCCCAACGGCAATTCTCGCAAAAACAttcaaaggaaaaaattttccgggTATTGAAGATTTGGAAAATTGGCATGGAAAAGCTCTTGGCAATAAAGCCGACGAAGTTATTGCTCATTTGAaatcattgataaaaaatgcCGGTCCTTTGACTTTACACCCGCAGAAGCCTTTGGTAGACGATGTTCCAGTGGTAGATATTAGCAACATTAAACTGGACACTCCACCGAGTTACAAAAAAACTGACCAAGTTGCAACCCGTTTGGCCTATGGAACTGCTTTGGCTAAAATAGCTAAAAACAACGATCGTGTTATTGCACTAGATGGTGAcacgaaaaattcaacttttgCTGAGAAGATAAAAACAGTTGATCCAAAGCGTTTCGTTGAGTGTTTCATTGCTGAACAGAATGCTGTTGGTGTTGCTATTGGAGCTGCTTGTAGAGATCGTACTGTTGCTTTTGTATCAGCATTTGCAACATTTTTCACACGTACTTTTGATCAG ATTCGTATGGGAGCGATTTCTCAAACAAATGTTAACTTTGTTGGATCTCACTGTGGAGTATCAATTGGTGAAGATGGACCATCACAAATGGGTCTTGAAGACATAGCAATGTTCCGTTCAATTCCCGGTTCAACAGTTTTTTACCCAAGTGACGCAGTATCAACGGAACGTGCCGTTGAATTGGCAGCCAATACCAAAGGCGTCTGCTTCATCCGTACATCGCGTCCCAATACTGCcataatttatgaaaacaaCGAATCATTAGCTATTGGCAAAGCCAAAGTGATTCGCTCAGCTGCCAAAGATCAAGTGCTCTTAATTGGTGCTGGTGTAACACTTCACGAAGCACTAAAAGCTGCCGACAAACTTGCTGAAGCCGGCATCAGCGTACGTGTACTTGACCCATTCACCGTAAAACCAATTGATTCTACAACAATAATCACCAATGCCAAGGAATGCGGGGGTCGAATTATCACCGTCGAGGATCATTATCCCGAGGGTGGGCTAGGCGAAGCCGTTGCATCAGCGATAGCTCTTGAACGCAACATCATAATAAAGAAACTCGCTGTCACAAAAGTTCCGCACTCAGGACCACCCGATGTCCTCCTCGACAATTACGGTATCAGCGCCGCTAAAATAACTGAAGCCGTCAAAGACTtcataaaacattaa